In Gemmata obscuriglobus, a single genomic region encodes these proteins:
- a CDS encoding dienelactone hydrolase family protein, whose translation MVRVVTTLTAAIALATPVAAQPEPNALLAQRYELGQRVKRFEREWEKRDGTAARARALGHLSKLTQQFFAIQFGEAGRSLDLATFALTTDDEPSNAQLWAWSLYAVPESRVLDGTAKELTVTIAPLYALKGERPKNLEVQLWFTDKQLVTARPDKFPYTVKVPLPALGEFEGLDRKLYFMVESGKELRRSAVGVSQVASAPPRLAALKKAAGAWKSLGTIEQATVRDRAEQLTSVASGAMPETDLPIADLLKNAETMLNGEPFFTPAKAGEFWLSVPLGEKKAAPCRVFVPRGLTPHKPVPVVFALHGAGGSENLFFEGYGAGRVVTECRDRGWVLVAPRSGTAFAGAPPVAKILDQLATRYPLDTKRVFVVGHSMGASQTVELVQKHPGRFAAVAALGGGGTVKDAKPFAEQPTFVGVGNNDFALPAARGLRKALTDGGAKHVTYKEYAGVEHMVIVRAALPDVFALFDERAK comes from the coding sequence ATGGTGCGGGTCGTCACGACGCTCACGGCGGCCATTGCTCTCGCGACGCCCGTCGCGGCTCAACCCGAGCCGAACGCGTTACTCGCCCAGCGATACGAACTCGGCCAGCGGGTGAAACGGTTCGAGCGGGAATGGGAGAAGCGGGACGGCACCGCGGCCCGTGCCCGGGCGCTCGGGCACCTGTCGAAGCTCACCCAGCAGTTCTTCGCGATCCAGTTCGGCGAAGCCGGGCGTTCGCTCGACCTCGCGACCTTCGCCCTGACGACCGACGACGAGCCCTCAAACGCGCAACTGTGGGCGTGGAGCCTGTACGCCGTTCCGGAATCGCGCGTACTCGACGGAACGGCGAAAGAGCTGACCGTAACGATCGCCCCGCTGTACGCGCTGAAGGGCGAGCGGCCCAAGAACCTGGAAGTGCAGCTCTGGTTCACGGACAAGCAACTCGTAACCGCCAGGCCCGACAAGTTCCCGTACACGGTCAAGGTGCCGCTCCCCGCCCTGGGCGAGTTCGAGGGGTTGGATCGCAAGCTCTATTTCATGGTCGAAAGCGGTAAAGAGCTTCGCCGCTCCGCGGTCGGCGTTTCGCAGGTGGCGAGCGCGCCCCCGCGCCTCGCGGCGCTCAAGAAGGCCGCCGGCGCGTGGAAGTCGCTCGGTACCATCGAGCAAGCGACCGTGCGCGACCGCGCCGAGCAGCTCACGAGCGTCGCCAGCGGGGCGATGCCGGAGACGGACCTCCCGATCGCCGACCTGCTCAAGAACGCCGAAACCATGTTGAACGGGGAACCGTTCTTCACCCCCGCGAAGGCCGGCGAGTTCTGGCTGTCGGTCCCACTGGGGGAAAAGAAAGCGGCCCCCTGCCGTGTGTTCGTGCCGCGCGGGCTGACGCCGCACAAGCCCGTGCCGGTCGTGTTCGCGCTGCACGGGGCGGGCGGGTCCGAGAACCTGTTCTTCGAGGGGTACGGCGCCGGGCGCGTCGTCACCGAGTGCCGCGACCGGGGCTGGGTGCTGGTCGCCCCGCGCAGCGGAACGGCCTTCGCCGGCGCGCCGCCCGTTGCGAAGATTTTGGACCAGCTCGCAACGCGGTACCCACTGGACACGAAGCGTGTGTTCGTCGTCGGTCATTCAATGGGCGCCTCTCAAACGGTGGAACTGGTTCAGAAGCACCCGGGGCGGTTCGCCGCGGTCGCGGCCCTTGGCGGGGGCGGGACCGTGAAGGACGCCAAACCGTTCGCCGAACAGCCCACGTTCGTCGGCGTCGGTAACAACGATTTCGCGCTCCCGGCCGCGCGCGGGCTGCGCAAGGCGCTCACGGACGGCGGGGCGAAGCACGTGACGTACAAGGAGTACGCGGGTGTCGAGCACATGGTGATTGTCCGCGCGGCGCTCCCGGACGTGTTCGCGCTGTTCGACGAGCGCGCGAAGTAG
- a CDS encoding efflux RND transporter permease subunit → MNPIVFALRNPVTVMVGVVAVLIGSALAAVRMNADVFPPLNQPVIYICQPYGGMSPAQMEGLLTNYYEFHFLYVNGVKHLESRNIFGMALIKVHFHPGTDMAQATAEVVAAVNRARFMMPPGTVPPFVTRTDTGTAPVGYLVVSSDTKSIKDIQDIATLRVRPQFASVPGVSSPPAFGGNQRAVVVNVNPDAVAKQGLTLWQVTDAIAAGNPVTPSGTLKAGDRQVLVTSNVMAGGNPVQELGAVPVKLGAHPVLLRDVATLEDASDLTSGYALVNGRRSVYMLITKRADASTVAVVDELKAALPRMRESVPEDVGIEFAFDQSPIVVESMWGVGTEGLIGAALTGLMVLLFLRDWRSVVVVVLNIPIALCAAGFALWASGQSLNLMTLGGLALAVGILVDEATVEVENIHTQLLRYDSVARAVRQGNLETAVPRLLAMLCILAVFIPSFFMEGAARELFVPLSLAVGYAMIASYLLSSTFVPVMSVWLLKHTPAHTEAKGGLFARVLDGYEAVVARLVHLRYATVPLYLLAALALVALLYFNLGTAIFPPTDKGQFLLRLKAPTGTRIERTEELAQEATRLIKEEVGPENVEATVGYVGMFPTNYPIQAVHQWTSGPGECLLKVALKEGASGQLEGQKERLRTKLDAGLKAWLTTRWKEDGLAQADIDTRLPGVRLSFEPGDLVSDVMSFGSPTPVEVQVSGSNMATNLTFAGRLREKLAAIPELRDVQLNPAQDYPTINLNIDRARAGTMMLTARDIGLSLIPATASSRYIQPIYWRDPVNGQAYIVQVQIPPPQIGTADALGSTPVGRRHTADNASDHTGTNGTIYLHDVLAPSGGLTHVTSAEEVYRYNMRRAASITANVSTQDLGRVRKVVQRAIAEVGAPPRGVQVDIRGQLNTLTVVQTSLGRGLLLAVLTIALLLTAYFQSVKLALVSVAAVPATLCGVGLTLWVTNTTLNLQSFMGAIMALGVSVANAILLVTFAERARTAHGGAVRAAVEGGRARLRPILMTSCAMIAGMLPMAIGAAAGGDQTAPLGRAVVGGLTASTLATLLLLPAVFAVAQRKAGVVGASMDPDDPNSGRYDENKVQLFDE, encoded by the coding sequence ATGAACCCCATCGTCTTCGCTCTGCGGAACCCCGTCACCGTCATGGTCGGGGTGGTCGCGGTTCTCATCGGCAGCGCGCTCGCGGCCGTGCGCATGAACGCGGACGTGTTCCCGCCGCTCAACCAGCCGGTCATCTACATCTGCCAGCCCTACGGCGGCATGTCGCCGGCCCAGATGGAAGGGCTGCTGACCAACTACTACGAGTTCCACTTCCTCTACGTGAACGGGGTGAAGCACCTCGAGAGCCGCAACATCTTCGGCATGGCCCTCATCAAGGTCCACTTCCACCCGGGCACCGACATGGCCCAGGCGACGGCCGAGGTGGTGGCCGCGGTCAACCGGGCGCGGTTCATGATGCCGCCCGGCACCGTGCCCCCGTTCGTGACCCGCACCGACACCGGGACCGCGCCCGTCGGGTACCTCGTCGTCTCGAGCGACACAAAATCGATCAAGGACATCCAGGACATCGCCACGCTCCGCGTGCGCCCCCAGTTCGCGAGCGTGCCGGGGGTGTCGAGCCCGCCCGCGTTCGGCGGGAACCAGCGGGCCGTCGTCGTGAACGTGAACCCCGACGCGGTCGCGAAGCAGGGCCTCACGCTGTGGCAGGTGACCGACGCCATCGCCGCCGGCAACCCGGTCACCCCGTCGGGCACGCTCAAGGCCGGCGACCGCCAGGTGCTCGTCACGTCCAACGTGATGGCCGGCGGGAACCCCGTGCAGGAACTCGGCGCGGTCCCGGTCAAGCTCGGCGCGCACCCGGTGCTGCTGCGGGACGTGGCCACGCTCGAAGACGCCTCCGACCTCACGTCGGGGTACGCGCTCGTGAACGGCCGGCGGTCGGTGTACATGCTCATCACCAAGCGGGCCGACGCCTCGACCGTAGCGGTCGTGGACGAGCTGAAGGCGGCACTCCCGCGGATGCGCGAGTCGGTGCCCGAGGACGTGGGCATCGAGTTCGCCTTCGACCAGTCGCCGATCGTCGTGGAGTCCATGTGGGGGGTCGGTACGGAGGGGCTGATCGGCGCCGCCCTGACGGGCCTCATGGTGCTCCTCTTCCTCCGCGACTGGCGCTCGGTAGTGGTGGTGGTGCTCAACATCCCCATCGCGCTGTGTGCCGCCGGGTTCGCCCTGTGGGCCAGCGGGCAGTCGCTGAACCTCATGACGCTCGGCGGGCTGGCGCTGGCGGTCGGCATCCTCGTCGACGAGGCGACGGTAGAGGTGGAGAACATCCACACGCAACTGCTCCGGTACGACAGCGTGGCCCGCGCAGTGCGCCAGGGGAACCTCGAAACGGCCGTGCCGCGGCTGCTGGCCATGCTGTGCATCCTCGCCGTGTTCATCCCGTCGTTCTTCATGGAAGGGGCGGCCCGGGAACTGTTCGTTCCGCTGTCGCTGGCGGTCGGGTACGCCATGATCGCGTCGTACCTCCTGTCGAGCACGTTCGTGCCCGTCATGTCGGTGTGGCTGCTGAAGCACACGCCGGCGCACACGGAAGCCAAGGGCGGGCTGTTCGCCCGGGTGCTCGACGGCTACGAAGCGGTCGTGGCCCGCCTCGTTCACCTCCGGTACGCCACCGTGCCGCTCTACCTGCTCGCGGCGCTGGCGCTGGTCGCCCTGCTCTACTTCAACCTCGGAACCGCGATCTTCCCGCCCACCGACAAGGGCCAGTTCCTGCTCCGGCTGAAGGCCCCCACCGGCACGCGCATCGAGCGCACGGAAGAGCTGGCCCAGGAAGCCACCCGGCTCATCAAGGAAGAGGTCGGCCCCGAGAACGTGGAGGCCACCGTCGGCTACGTCGGGATGTTCCCGACCAACTACCCGATCCAGGCGGTCCACCAGTGGACCAGCGGCCCCGGCGAGTGCCTGCTGAAGGTCGCACTGAAAGAGGGTGCGTCCGGGCAGTTGGAAGGGCAGAAAGAGCGGCTCCGAACGAAGCTCGACGCCGGGCTGAAGGCGTGGCTCACAACGCGGTGGAAAGAGGACGGCCTCGCGCAAGCGGACATCGACACCCGACTGCCCGGGGTGCGGTTGTCGTTCGAGCCCGGCGACCTCGTGAGCGACGTGATGAGTTTCGGTTCGCCCACACCCGTGGAGGTGCAGGTGAGCGGCAGCAACATGGCGACCAACCTGACCTTCGCGGGCCGGTTGCGCGAGAAGCTGGCGGCGATCCCGGAGTTGCGCGACGTGCAACTGAACCCCGCCCAGGACTACCCGACCATCAACCTGAACATCGACCGCGCCCGGGCCGGCACGATGATGCTCACCGCCCGCGACATCGGGTTGTCGCTGATTCCGGCGACCGCGTCGAGCCGCTACATCCAGCCCATCTACTGGCGCGACCCGGTGAACGGGCAGGCGTACATCGTCCAGGTCCAGATCCCGCCGCCGCAGATCGGCACCGCCGACGCGCTGGGCAGCACCCCCGTCGGCCGGCGCCACACGGCCGACAACGCCAGCGATCACACCGGCACGAACGGCACGATCTACCTCCACGACGTGCTGGCCCCGAGCGGCGGGCTGACACACGTTACCAGCGCCGAAGAGGTCTACCGGTACAACATGCGCCGCGCCGCGAGCATCACCGCCAACGTGTCCACGCAAGACCTGGGCAGGGTGCGCAAGGTGGTTCAGCGGGCCATCGCGGAAGTCGGCGCCCCGCCGCGCGGGGTGCAAGTGGACATCCGCGGGCAGTTGAACACGCTCACCGTGGTGCAAACCAGCCTCGGCCGCGGGCTGCTGCTGGCGGTGCTGACGATCGCGCTTCTGCTCACCGCCTACTTCCAGTCGGTGAAGCTGGCGCTGGTCTCGGTGGCCGCGGTCCCCGCGACTCTGTGCGGAGTGGGGCTCACGCTGTGGGTCACGAACACGACGCTGAACCTCCAGTCCTTCATGGGCGCGATCATGGCGCTGGGCGTGTCCGTGGCCAACGCGATCCTGCTCGTCACGTTCGCCGAGCGGGCGCGAACGGCCCACGGCGGCGCGGTCCGCGCCGCGGTCGAGGGCGGGCGGGCGCGGCTGCGGCCGATCCTGATGACGAGCTGCGCGATGATCGCGGGGATGCTGCCAATGGCGATCGGTGCGGCCGCCGGCGGCGACCAGACCGCGCCGCTGGGTCGTGCGGTGGTCGGCGGCCTCACCGCATCGACCCTCGCCACCCTGCTGTTGCTGCCGGCGGTGTTCGCGGTCGCGCAGCGGAAGGCCGGAGTCGTGGGCGCGTCGATGGACCCGGACGACCCGAACAGCGGCCGGTACGACGAGAACAAGGTGCAACTGTTCGACGAGTGA
- a CDS encoding class I SAM-dependent methyltransferase, with the protein MQNHDPQAIFDQKHAAGYDQRWAKLAPLRDALHLFIGAVLSDLKADARVLCVGVGTGSELIYLTQRFPRWHFTAVEPSTAMLDVCRRKAEECGVSDRCVFHAGYLDSLPPSDTFDAATSLLVSQFVLDRQARVGFFRAIANRLHPRAFLINADLTADTSSAEYQSLLEVWLRIMKSADFTPEDLDRLRTAYSRDVAVLPANEVRAILTAGGFGDPVQFLQTGLIHAWYTRRA; encoded by the coding sequence ATGCAAAACCACGATCCGCAAGCGATCTTCGACCAAAAACACGCAGCCGGTTACGACCAGCGGTGGGCCAAATTGGCCCCGCTACGGGACGCACTCCATTTGTTCATCGGGGCGGTGCTTTCCGACCTGAAGGCCGACGCGCGTGTGCTCTGCGTCGGTGTCGGGACCGGTTCGGAGTTGATTTACCTGACGCAGCGGTTCCCGCGGTGGCACTTCACCGCGGTGGAGCCGTCAACGGCAATGCTCGACGTGTGCCGACGGAAGGCCGAGGAATGCGGCGTATCGGACCGGTGCGTGTTCCACGCGGGCTATCTGGATTCACTGCCGCCGTCCGACACGTTCGACGCGGCCACGTCTTTGCTGGTGTCGCAGTTCGTTCTGGACCGGCAGGCGCGCGTGGGCTTCTTCCGGGCGATCGCGAACCGTCTGCACCCGCGGGCGTTCTTGATTAACGCGGACCTGACTGCGGACACAAGCTCCGCGGAGTACCAGAGTTTGCTTGAGGTCTGGCTGCGGATCATGAAGTCCGCGGATTTCACCCCCGAAGATCTCGACCGTCTCCGCACCGCTTACAGTCGCGACGTTGCCGTGCTGCCCGCAAACGAGGTCCGCGCGATCCTGACGGCGGGCGGCTTTGGCGACCCAGTTCAGTTCCTCCAAACCGGTCTCATTCACGCGTGGTACACGAGGCGCGCGTGA
- a CDS encoding sigma-70 family RNA polymerase sigma factor: protein MAGVRLAALVRKLRRDAVFDSGGDSDADLLARFASARDELAFELLVWRHGAMVLAACRRALGHTEDAEDAFQATFLVLARKAHAVRRGTAVPAWLHRVAVRIAHRLAAGRRPTTTLATEPAARATPDAAELHELRGMLDAEIDRLSEPYRRAFVLCYLEGLSNADAARELGCPVGTIESRLTAARRTLRTRLVRRLPLPAGALAALGFLPTLSATAVAEVKRAAAVAATRGLRAAIGIAREPAVRLAERAMIMTKLQKWVVGTMSLALFGLAVGIGWAGPDAEPPEPPKVVTAHPVSAPPDTKVQLDSAPPPKPVEPKPKDTWPLAWRRTLDGYGHLIGVTPDGKSLLMRHDRGVNLIPLTEKNARTFSSANNVSGAALSADGKFVATAEGINGVKIRDRMSGRVVEALWPSGDLPAQQVAFTPDGAKLVVLCWRRSAPSRFGAAGAPPAKSKAARTETVRLSVWDMATLKELTQPAHEETFDDSQELRYVLSRYGRFALRTQAVFEKTGTDTQFKARQFTVIDTVSGAAAKPLELPHYVSQAAFPDALSPDGKIIAALNTDGSRLQFFNSDTGRERFKVSALRRPVKAVAFSPNGKFVAAATGVDSSSGRGDAIAAPSEVVIWETATGKEVARLIDKDSIRDYTALTFSPNGSFLAAQSKDDFISIWGQLPAAEPAPEARKPSQPPAKSSPTAPDRFQALMSGLGAEGVTDARRVEVLFLAALGRFPTDVEARTLAAQLARSSDKAAALRELLGTLTETAEFRAHAAELQRMVK from the coding sequence ATGGCTGGGGTTCGACTGGCCGCGCTGGTGCGGAAGCTGCGGCGCGACGCCGTTTTCGACTCGGGCGGTGACTCCGACGCGGACCTGCTCGCGCGCTTCGCATCGGCGCGCGACGAGCTGGCGTTCGAGCTGCTCGTGTGGCGGCACGGCGCAATGGTGCTGGCAGCGTGCCGGCGCGCGTTGGGACACACCGAGGATGCCGAGGACGCGTTCCAGGCCACGTTCCTCGTATTGGCGCGCAAGGCCCACGCGGTCCGCCGGGGAACCGCGGTCCCGGCCTGGCTCCACCGGGTCGCCGTGCGGATCGCGCACCGGCTCGCGGCCGGTCGTCGGCCGACTACCACCCTCGCCACAGAGCCCGCGGCCCGCGCCACACCCGACGCGGCCGAGTTGCACGAACTGCGTGGCATGCTCGACGCCGAGATCGACCGGCTCTCCGAACCGTACCGGCGAGCGTTCGTGCTGTGCTACCTGGAGGGGCTGTCGAACGCGGACGCGGCCCGGGAACTCGGTTGCCCGGTGGGCACCATCGAATCCCGGCTGACGGCCGCACGCCGCACCCTCCGAACCCGCCTCGTGCGGCGGCTTCCGCTGCCCGCCGGGGCGCTGGCCGCACTCGGGTTCCTCCCGACCCTGTCGGCAACTGCGGTCGCCGAAGTGAAGCGCGCCGCGGCGGTCGCCGCGACCCGCGGACTCCGGGCCGCGATCGGAATTGCACGCGAGCCGGCCGTGCGGCTGGCGGAAAGGGCAATGATCATGACGAAGCTGCAAAAGTGGGTCGTGGGCACAATGAGTCTCGCCCTGTTCGGGCTGGCCGTGGGCATCGGGTGGGCAGGCCCGGACGCCGAGCCTCCCGAGCCTCCGAAAGTGGTGACAGCGCACCCGGTAAGCGCACCACCAGACACTAAGGTGCAGTTGGACAGTGCTCCGCCGCCCAAGCCGGTGGAACCCAAACCAAAAGATACTTGGCCGCTCGCGTGGCGCAGAACGCTGGACGGCTACGGACATCTCATCGGCGTTACCCCCGACGGAAAGTCGCTCCTCATGCGCCACGACCGCGGAGTGAACCTGATACCACTTACAGAAAAAAATGCGCGCACATTTTCATCAGCAAATAATGTGTCAGGAGCTGCATTGTCTGCTGACGGAAAGTTCGTCGCAACTGCCGAAGGTATTAACGGGGTGAAGATTCGAGACCGCATGAGCGGCCGAGTCGTCGAGGCCCTCTGGCCGAGTGGCGATCTCCCGGCACAACAGGTTGCGTTCACGCCCGATGGGGCAAAGCTCGTTGTCTTATGTTGGCGTAGGTCCGCACCCTCAAGGTTTGGCGCCGCGGGGGCACCACCCGCAAAGAGTAAGGCCGCACGCACTGAGACGGTCCGCCTCTCGGTGTGGGACATGGCAACGCTGAAGGAACTTACTCAGCCTGCGCATGAAGAGACTTTCGACGATTCGCAAGAGCTGAGGTACGTGCTGTCTCGGTACGGACGGTTCGCACTCCGAACTCAGGCCGTGTTCGAGAAGACCGGAACGGACACGCAATTCAAAGCGCGCCAGTTCACGGTCATCGACACGGTCAGCGGTGCCGCCGCCAAACCGCTCGAATTGCCCCACTACGTCAGTCAAGCGGCCTTTCCGGACGCCCTCTCCCCTGATGGGAAGATCATTGCTGCATTGAACACGGACGGCAGCAGGCTCCAGTTCTTCAATTCGGATACGGGTCGGGAGCGATTTAAAGTGTCCGCACTTCGCCGCCCGGTGAAGGCCGTGGCATTTTCCCCGAACGGTAAATTCGTGGCCGCCGCAACGGGTGTTGATTCGTCGTCCGGCCGCGGCGACGCGATTGCAGCCCCATCCGAGGTTGTCATCTGGGAAACGGCCACCGGAAAGGAGGTCGCCCGGCTGATCGATAAAGATAGCATTCGCGACTACACAGCCCTGACGTTCAGCCCGAACGGGTCTTTTCTGGCCGCTCAATCCAAGGACGACTTCATCTCAATCTGGGGACAACTGCCGGCCGCAGAACCGGCACCGGAAGCACGCAAGCCGTCCCAACCGCCGGCGAAGTCGTCACCCACCGCACCAGACCGGTTTCAGGCACTGATGAGCGGCCTCGGGGCCGAAGGGGTGACCGATGCCCGCCGTGTTGAGGTGCTGTTCCTTGCCGCGCTCGGGCGGTTCCCCACGGACGTAGAGGCTCGCACTCTCGCGGCCCAACTTGCTCGCAGCAGCGATAAGGCCGCCGCACTCCGCGAGTTACTCGGCACGCTCACCGAAACGGCCGAGTTCCGCGCGCACGCCGCCGAGTTGCAGCGGATGGTGAAGTAA
- a CDS encoding transposase: MFLELTVGEYRATCACCKTFRSQIEGIEPRAEYTNRVREAVIDRLLEDGMSAHRLQQALRRDFLLDLSDGFLSDCLDWKVRQTDMPGYRQWTLDNFSGTLCIDELHLGHRTLLLATDPIGDFPVAFAVVSANDQAHMRGFLNNLRNHGFLPQVVVTDGSNLYPTVLADLWPHARHQLCVFHVLKDINTHVFDALRRLRRALARKGGRKRRRGRPSKAQKQARARRGKTKTEQGHFVWKHRHLIVTRPEHLDGRQRRWLSQMFGYLPALRALRAFALRIYRLFDPEQSPHQARCRRAALVRDAQYQSDPDLSSALELLSAEKFDKMMAFLHSPHARRVRTNNHVERTNRRLRYLEKVRYKWRRRRTIVRFIVLALDRWHQQRLTQKQTAVTPDTQSKGVETRKPAS; the protein is encoded by the coding sequence GTGTTCCTCGAGTTGACCGTTGGAGAATACCGCGCCACCTGTGCCTGTTGCAAGACCTTCCGCTCTCAGATCGAAGGGATCGAACCTCGAGCCGAGTACACCAACCGCGTTCGCGAGGCCGTCATCGACCGACTCCTCGAGGACGGCATGAGCGCCCATCGGCTCCAACAGGCGTTGCGTCGGGACTTCCTCCTGGATCTGTCCGACGGGTTCCTCTCGGACTGCCTGGACTGGAAGGTGCGCCAGACCGACATGCCCGGGTACCGCCAGTGGACGCTTGACAACTTCTCGGGCACCCTGTGCATCGACGAGCTGCACTTGGGCCACCGCACGCTCCTGTTGGCCACCGACCCGATCGGCGATTTCCCGGTGGCCTTCGCCGTGGTCTCGGCCAACGATCAGGCCCATATGCGTGGGTTCCTGAACAACCTGCGGAACCACGGGTTCTTGCCCCAAGTGGTCGTCACCGATGGCTCGAACCTGTACCCCACCGTGTTGGCGGACCTGTGGCCCCACGCCCGTCACCAGCTGTGCGTGTTCCATGTCCTCAAGGACATCAATACCCATGTCTTCGATGCCCTGCGACGGCTCCGACGCGCGCTCGCCCGAAAAGGGGGACGGAAGCGACGTCGGGGCCGGCCGAGCAAGGCCCAGAAACAGGCCCGGGCACGCCGCGGGAAGACCAAGACGGAGCAAGGGCACTTCGTGTGGAAGCATCGGCACCTGATCGTGACCCGACCCGAACATCTGGATGGGCGACAACGCCGCTGGCTCAGCCAGATGTTCGGTTACCTGCCCGCGCTGCGGGCGCTCCGCGCGTTCGCGCTTCGGATCTATCGGCTGTTCGACCCCGAGCAAAGCCCTCATCAAGCGCGGTGCCGTCGGGCGGCTCTGGTCCGAGACGCACAGTACCAATCCGATCCCGACCTGTCCTCGGCGTTGGAACTGCTGAGCGCCGAGAAGTTCGACAAGATGATGGCGTTCCTGCACAGCCCCCACGCTCGACGGGTTCGGACCAATAACCACGTGGAGCGCACCAATCGGCGCCTCCGATACTTGGAAAAGGTGCGGTACAAATGGCGTCGGCGAAGGACCATCGTCCGGTTCATCGTCCTGGCCCTGGATCGCTGGCACCAACAACGCTTGACCCAAAAACAAACCGCGGTCACGCCGGATACACAGTCGAAGGGTGTGGAGACCAGAAAGCCGGCATCATGA